One Chroicocephalus ridibundus chromosome 22, bChrRid1.1, whole genome shotgun sequence DNA window includes the following coding sequences:
- the POLRMT gene encoding DNA-directed RNA polymerase, mitochondrial, which yields MSVLRLRAALLGPARLRGAGIPWSVLRSYSSASAKEKARRNGVCERTELLEVLKARVKQLQASNVPEVTVNKVELAPLGNDKYQHPLQKVVAPGPAEEQPAPRARGESPARPSSWVEKLKKEMYIRQLKVERKLSIAASQLALEGQIKAKPKGKVKAKAKAKAKKSLKTPKAKVAAAWSKSHDGSHRVSAHGKPRVVAVKEGAKAQRPRTVLEDKDSSQHKILQQTIQSNLECFLFLQQPEEAERFLLLYHGSPVKRRLLNVNAYNIVMRSWARKGRLQRINRLFSMLESVGLRPSLDSYAAALECMGRIQSSTKSIWRCVQQMKNDGFHVDELFQKCLFEEDEKEEVLRAIRTIQPNYQLPPPPNPQTCKSSLLPDFYSKEKMMSYPKLDFSMQELQERFQQQLEMELDNTVTIESVEATKPLTPQALKARKLLDTLRSRWHDSILQALQKSKHSMSKLKTASGYNILYPYLCLMPDEEYVGIMLQILNTLSPQGESLAVLARELGSKVYNRYITQRKLRSGQLEKVQEVYKNYIHLLAKDSQPDKYLPREYWEKLVAEAGFGPSLNLKDCSWPYMLIMRLGMHMLELLVKAVKVPRNILNPRLEPKLIPVLYHIYSFRSSWQVGLIKPHPIFSQIVSDAAETLLTFNSSAIPMLCPPVPWTSPHFGAFVLNDTKLMRFVDGAIQHQLLLEQCPPVNLHPVLDALNQLGNCAWKINQPVLDIIISIFNDKGNEKLDIPPPISEAPRPPAPSGNSSTCNKSQKHELLLCKKKAAEMHSLRMDALYKLSIANYVRDKVFWFPHNMDFRGRTYPCPPYFNHLGNDVTRAILLFAEGRPLGPKGLDWLKIHLINLTGLKKKNALQERLEYANEIMEEILDSADHPLTGRKWWMNTDEPWQALACCMEIAKASRSPDPAAYISHFPVHQDGSCNGLQHYAALGRDLIGAISVNLMPCNVPQDVYSVVAQQVEEFRKKDAQQGVKIAQVLQGFISRKVVKQTVMTVVYGVTRYGGRLQMEKRLKEIDEFPEEYLWEASHYLVKQVFNGIKEMFSATRDIQNWLTESAKLIAQSGRTVEWVTPLGLPIVQPYYRTRSTVLNCGMQNLSVKNSNGNQKPDTVKQKNAFPPNFIHSLDSTHMMLTALHCLRQGLTFVSVHDCYWTHALTVDVMNQICRQQFVALHSEKILQDLSEFMLEKYCSPGREPRALWQKKLMEQLSSVPKTGEFNLKEVMDSTYFFS from the exons ATGTCGGTGCTGCGGCTGCGGGCGGCGCTgctgggcccggcccggctgcgGGGCGCCG GGATCCCATGGAGTGTTCTCAGGAGCTACTCCTCTGCCAGCGCCAAGGAGAAGGCGAGGAGAAATGGTGTCTGCGAGAGGACGGAGCTGCTGGAAG TGCTGAAAGCTCGAGTGAAGCAGCTCCAAGCCAGTAATGTCCCGGAGGTGACAGTCAACAAAGTGGAGCTGGCCCCGCTGGGGAATGACAAGTACCAGCACCCGCTGCAGAAAGTGGTGGCTCCTGGCCCCGCGGAGGAGCAGCCTGCTCCCAGGGCAAGGGGAgagagcccggcccggcccagcagCTGGGTCGAGAAGTTGAAGAAGGAGATGTACATCCGGCAGCTGAAGGTGGAGCGGAAATTATCCATCGCTGCCTCCCAGCTGGCTCTGGAGGGACAGATCAAGGCCAAGCCAAAGGGCAAGGTGAAGGCAAAAGCTAAAGCCAAAGCCAAGAAAAGCCTGAAGACGCCAAAGGCTAAAGTGGCCGCTGCCTGGAGCAAGAGCCACGATGGCTCCCACCGTGTCTCTGCCCACGGCAAGCCCAGGGTGGTGGCAGTGAAGGAGGGTGCGAAGGCACAGAGGCCTCGGACGGTGTTGGAGGACAAGGACAGCAGCCAGCACAAGATCCTGCAgcagaccatccagtccaacctcgAATGCTTCCTCTTCTTGCAGCAGCCAGAGGAGGCTGAGAGGTTCCTTCTCTTGTACCACGGCTCCCCTGTGAAGAGAAGGCTTTTGAACGTCAATGCGTACAACATCGTGATGCGTAGCTGGGCAAGAAAG GGCCGCTTGCAACGTATCAACCGGCTCTTTTCCATGCTGGAGTCTGTCGGCCTCCGGCCCAGCCTGGACTCTTACGCAGCAGCACTGGAGTGTATGGGCCGGATCCAGTCGTCCACCAAAAGCATCTGGAG ATGTGTGCAGCAGATGAAGAACGATGGCTTCCACGTGGATGAGCTTTTCCAAAAGTGCCTGTTTGAGGAAGATGAGaaggaggaggtgctgagggcCATCAGGACTATCCAGCCCAACTACCAGCTGCCCCCTCCACCCAACCCCCAGACCTGCAAGTCTTCTCTGCTCCCGGACTTCTACTCCAAA GAGAAGATGATGTCGTACCCCAAGCTGGATTTCTCCATGCAGGAGTTGCAGGAGcgctttcagcagcagctggagatggaGCTGGATAACACCGTAACCATCGAGTCAGTGGAGGCCACCAAACCTTTGACCCCACAAGCCCTTAAAGCG CGCAAACTACTGGACACCCTTCGTTCCCGCTGGCACGATTCCATCCTCCAGGCCCTGCAGAAGTCGAAGCACAGCATGTCCAAGCTCAAGACGGCATCGGGGTACAACATTCTCTATCCTTACCTGTGCCTGATGCCGGATGAGGAGTACGTGGGCATCATGCTGCAG ATCCTCAACACCCTCTCTCCACAAGGAGAATCCCTGGCTGTCTTGGCCAGGGAGCTGGGCTCCAAAGTCTACAACAGATACATCACCCAGAGGAAGCTGCGCAGCGgccagctggagaaggtgcaggagGTCTATAAGAACTACATCCACCTGCTGGCAAAGGACAGCCAG CCTGACAAGTACTTGCCACGGGAATATTGGGAGAAACTGGTGGCAGAAGCCGGCTTTGGGCCTTCCCTGAACTTGAAGGACTGCAGCTGGCCGTACATGCTCATCATGCGCCTGGGCATGCACATGCTGGAACTCCTGGTGAAGGCTGTCAAGGTGCCCAGGAACATCCTCAATCCCCGCCTGGAGCCCAAGCTTATCCCCGTCCTCTACCACATCTACTCCTTCCGCAGCAGCTGGCAG gttgggctgataaagccccatcccATTTTCTCCCAGATTGTGTCAGATGCTGCGGAGACCTTGCTGACCTTTAACTCCTCCGCCATACCTATGCTGTGCCCCCCGGTGCCCTGGACCTCTCCCCATTTTGGTGCCTTTGTCCTGAATGACACCAAGTTGATGCGCTTTGTGGATGGGGCCATCCAACAccagctgctcctggagcagTGCCCTCCGGTGAACCTCCACCCCGTGCTGGATGCCCTGAACCAGCTGGGCAACTGCGCCTGGAAAATTAACCAGCCAGTGCTGGATATCATCATATCCATCTTCAATGATAAAGGCAATGAGAAGCTGGACATCCCACCACCCATCTCGGAGGCCCCCAGGCCTCCTGCCCCTTCCGGCAATTCCTCTACCTGCAACAAGTCCCAGAAGCACGAGTTGTTGTTGTGCAAGAAGAAGGCAGCTGAAATGCACAGCTTGCGCATGGATGCACTCTATAAGCTCTCCATCGCCAACTATGTCAGGGACAAAGTGTTCTGGTTTCCTCACAACATGGACTTCCGAGGCAGGACTTACCCTTGCCCACCTTATTTCAACCACCTCGGTAACGATGTCACGCGGGCCATCCTGCTCTTCGCAGAGGGGAGGCCACTGGGGCCCAAGGGCCTCGACTGGCTGAAGATCCACCTCATTAACCTCACGGGGCTGAAGAAGAAGAACGCtttgcaggagcggctggagtATGCCAATGAAATCATGGAGGAGATCCTGGACTCAGCCGACCACCCGCTGACG GGCAGGAAGTGGTGGATGAACACCGATGAGCCCTGGCAAGCCTTGGCGTGCTGTATGGAAATCGCCAAAGCCTCGCGGTCCCCGGATCCGGCAGCCTACATCTCACACTTCCCGGTTCACCAG GACGGCTCTTGCAATGGTCTGCAGCACTACGCAGCTCTTGGCCGGGACCTTATTGGCGCCATCTCCGTCAATCTGATGCCCTGCAATGTCCCCCAGGATGTCTACAGCGTGGTGGCTCAGCAG GTGGAGGAGTTTCGGAAGAAGGATGCTCAACAGGGAGTGAAGATCGCCCAGGTGCTGCAAGGCTTCATCAGCCGCAAAGTGGTGAAGCAGACGGTGATGACGGTGGTGTACGGTGTCACGCGCTACGGCGGGCGGCTGCAGATGGAGAAGCGTCTCAAGGAGATCGATGAGTTCCCTGAG GAATACTTGTGGGAAGCATCTCACTACCTCGTAAAGCAGGTGTTCAATGGCATCAAGGAGATGTTCTCAGCGACTCGAGATATCCAG AACTGGCTGACGGAGAGTGCCAAGCTCATTGCCCAGTCGGGACGGACGGTAGAGTGGGTCACGCCGCTGGGTCTCCCCATCGTGCAGCCCTACTATCGGACCAGGTCCACTGTG ctgaaTTGCGGCATGCAGAACTTGAGCGTGAAAAACTCCAATGGCAACCA GAAACCCGATACAGTGAAGCAGAAGAACGCCTTCCCACCCAACTTCATCCACTCCCTGGACTCCACGCACATGATGCTCACGGCGCTGCACTGCCTCAG gCAGGGTCTGACCTTCGTCTCGGTCCATGATTGCTACTGGACTCACGCGCTCACCGTGGACGTCATGAACCAG ATCTGTCGGCAGCAATTTGTGGCTCTGCACAGCGAGAAGATCCTACAGGATCTGTCCGAGTTCATGCTGGAGAAGTACTGCAG CCCCGGCAGAGAGCCTAGAGCCCTCTGGCAGAAGAAACTGATGGAGCAGCTGTCAAGTGTCCCCAAGACAG GCGAATTCAACCTGAAGGAGGTGATGGATTCCACCTATTTCTtcagctga